One Elusimicrobiota bacterium genomic region harbors:
- the glmM gene encoding phosphoglucosamine mutase produces MKKLFGTDGIRGIAGKYPLVPDFIEKIGYVAALSLNGSKKHEFVLGRDTRESSLWISEIISKGINSAGVNVFDCGVISTPAISYLTSKRGSSAGCVISASHNSAEFNGIKFFSNSGIKIADEIEMQIEEKLLNKDIVVSENKTGKILHRDTLAEKSYLKFLCSTLDDVSDFEGMRIIIDCANGSNYKIADELFSDLKASVVTISANPDGKNINKDCGSLHLRNLQKAVLDNKADFGIAYDGDGDRCIFVDEKGEVRDGDYQVAIVADHLRKNSKLKNNSVVATVMSNFGFYKAMERDGVKVYSSAVGDKYVYDEMVKNDVILGGEQSGHVIFKNYMNSGDGLLTSLQIASIVKKSGKTLSELSKIVKKYPQILLNVKVTKRIPIAENKKLSDAIKAVEEKLKDDGRVLVRYSGTEPLLRIMVEGPDDNTINQYAKEIASVVDF; encoded by the coding sequence ATGAAAAAACTTTTTGGCACTGATGGGATAAGAGGTATTGCAGGTAAGTATCCTCTTGTACCGGATTTTATTGAGAAAATAGGATATGTCGCTGCGCTAAGCCTTAATGGTTCTAAGAAACATGAGTTTGTTCTAGGCAGGGACACCCGCGAGTCTTCTTTGTGGATATCGGAAATTATTTCAAAAGGCATAAATTCTGCCGGCGTAAATGTTTTTGATTGCGGTGTTATTTCAACTCCTGCAATATCATATCTCACCTCAAAAAGAGGTTCATCTGCCGGTTGTGTTATATCCGCTTCACATAATTCCGCGGAGTTTAACGGAATAAAGTTTTTCTCCAATTCAGGTATCAAAATTGCCGATGAAATAGAGATGCAGATTGAAGAAAAGCTTTTGAATAAAGATATAGTTGTATCTGAGAATAAAACAGGTAAAATATTGCACCGGGACACTCTTGCCGAAAAATCGTATTTAAAATTCTTATGTTCGACGTTAGATGATGTTTCGGATTTTGAAGGAATGAGAATTATCATTGATTGTGCCAATGGTTCAAATTATAAGATTGCAGATGAATTGTTTTCTGATTTGAAAGCAAGTGTAGTCACTATCTCTGCTAATCCTGACGGCAAAAATATCAATAAGGATTGCGGTTCCCTTCATTTAAGAAATCTTCAGAAAGCAGTGCTTGATAATAAAGCGGATTTCGGAATTGCGTATGACGGTGACGGTGACAGGTGCATATTTGTCGATGAAAAAGGTGAAGTTAGGGACGGCGATTATCAGGTAGCTATTGTCGCCGACCACCTGCGAAAAAATTCAAAACTAAAAAATAATTCCGTAGTTGCAACTGTTATGTCAAACTTCGGTTTTTACAAAGCAATGGAAAGAGACGGAGTAAAAGTTTATAGCAGCGCCGTAGGTGATAAATATGTTTATGACGAGATGGTTAAGAATGATGTTATTTTAGGGGGCGAGCAGTCGGGTCATGTCATTTTCAAAAATTATATGAATTCGGGCGACGGGCTTTTGACTTCTCTCCAGATTGCATCTATAGTTAAGAAAAGCGGAAAAACGCTCTCGGAACTATCAAAAATTGTTAAAAAATATCCGCAAATCCTTTTAAATGTAAAAGTAACAAAGAGAATCCCGATTGCAGAAAATAAAAAATTAAGTGACGCTATAAAAGCAGTTGAAGAAAAGCTTAAAGACGACGGCAGGGTGCTTGTCAGGTATTCCGGCACCGAACCCCTTCTAAGAATAATGGTAGAAGGACCTGATGACAATACAATAAACCAATACGCAAAAGAAATCGCCAGTGTAGTAGATTTTTAA
- the cdaA gene encoding diadenylate cyclase CdaA has protein sequence MYKEILTNIVDIVVLAYIFYRLIVLVKGTRAVQVILGIVVLGVITIIAIYLKLETTAWLLKNFWAAGVVIIVVVFQPDIRSALAQLGSGKITRLFMREEITAIKELIAAVRECSNKKMGMLVVVEQETGLRDIIEKGVKINGDITSELLLTIFNPRTPLHDGAVVLAGSKIIAAACILPSSENPTISKFWGTRHRAGIGITEVSDAFVIIVSEETGIISISQNGKLDSGIGIDDLGKLLIDRWKKSEKYFLRRRITDNANKVV, from the coding sequence ATGTATAAAGAAATTTTAACTAATATTGTTGATATTGTAGTCCTTGCTTATATATTTTACAGACTGATAGTTTTAGTTAAGGGCACACGTGCCGTTCAGGTTATATTGGGGATAGTTGTACTTGGAGTTATAACTATAATAGCGATTTATCTGAAACTTGAAACAACTGCATGGCTTTTGAAAAATTTCTGGGCTGCAGGAGTTGTAATAATTGTTGTAGTTTTCCAGCCTGATATCCGTTCTGCGCTGGCTCAGCTTGGGAGCGGAAAAATTACACGTTTATTCATGAGGGAAGAAATAACAGCAATAAAAGAACTAATAGCTGCAGTCAGGGAATGTTCTAATAAAAAAATGGGAATGCTTGTAGTTGTTGAACAGGAGACGGGATTAAGGGATATTATTGAAAAAGGTGTTAAAATCAACGGTGATATTACGTCAGAACTTTTACTTACAATATTTAATCCCCGAACACCTTTACATGACGGGGCAGTTGTTCTTGCGGGTTCAAAAATAATTGCCGCTGCGTGTATTTTACCTTCATCTGAAAATCCTACAATTTCAAAATTCTGGGGAACGAGGCACCGTGCCGGTATCGGTATTACTGAGGTCTCCGACGCTTTTGTTATTATCGTGTCAGAAGAGACAGGAATAATATCAATTTCGCAAAACGGAAAACTTGATAGCGGTATAGGTATTGACGACCTTGGCAAACTTTTAATTGACAGGTGGAAAAAATCCGAAAAATACTTTTTAAGAAGAAGGATAACCGATAATGCAAATAAAGTGGTTTAA
- the folP gene encoding dihydropteroate synthase, translating into MVKIVGILNVTPDSFSDGGKFFSISDALKQAEKLISDGADIIDVGGESSRPGSVLVSEEEETKRVIPVIREIKKKFSKIPVSIDTYKSVVASNAIDEGAEIVNDIYGLRWKNGKMADIVSKKKVSVIIMHMQGTPQTMQKNPEYKDVIADINDFFKNQVEFAEKKGIKKEKMILDPGIGFGKTLEHNLLILKNLSEFKKLKLPVMVGPSRKSFISGLLNVDTSNRLEGTIAASIFSLINDADYIRVHDVLQIKRAITVFEAIKNV; encoded by the coding sequence ATGGTTAAAATAGTCGGTATTTTGAATGTAACACCTGATTCATTTTCGGACGGCGGAAAGTTCTTTTCAATAAGTGATGCTTTAAAACAAGCGGAAAAACTAATATCAGACGGTGCGGATATAATTGATGTTGGCGGCGAGTCTTCCAGGCCGGGAAGTGTTTTAGTATCAGAAGAAGAAGAAACAAAAAGAGTCATACCGGTCATCAGGGAAATAAAAAAGAAATTCAGTAAAATACCTGTTTCAATTGATACCTATAAAAGTGTAGTTGCATCAAATGCTATTGATGAAGGCGCAGAAATAGTAAATGATATTTACGGTCTCAGGTGGAAGAATGGGAAAATGGCGGATATAGTATCTAAGAAAAAGGTATCTGTCATAATTATGCACATGCAGGGAACCCCGCAAACTATGCAGAAGAACCCGGAATATAAAGATGTTATTGCGGATATTAATGATTTTTTTAAAAATCAGGTAGAGTTTGCAGAAAAGAAGGGAATTAAAAAAGAAAAAATGATATTGGACCCTGGCATAGGATTTGGAAAGACACTTGAACACAATCTTTTGATATTAAAAAATCTTTCAGAATTCAAAAAATTAAAATTGCCGGTTATGGTAGGTCCGTCCAGGAAATCATTTATCAGCGGGTTATTGAACGTGGATACTTCTAACCGTTTAGAAGGCACAATAGCCGCATCAATTTTTTCGTTAATAAATGATGCGGATTATATAAGGGTTCACGACGTTTTACAAATTAAAAGAGCAATCACTGTTTTTGAGGCGATAAAAAATGTATAA
- the folE gene encoding GTP cyclohydrolase I FolE translates to MNKGKIEKAVRDILIAVGENPDREGLLKTPYRVAKMYEEILSGMKKNPEQELEVYYAEEKHEEIVLVKNVSFYSTCEHHLLPFFGNVSIAYIPKKDKLLGISKIARIIDVFSKRLQLQERITKQLADTIMKKVSPHGVIVVIEAEHLCMTMRGVKKPGSKIVTSAIRGVFSKDAKARAEAMSLIKD, encoded by the coding sequence ATGAATAAGGGAAAAATCGAAAAAGCAGTTCGTGATATCCTGATAGCTGTGGGTGAAAATCCCGACCGCGAGGGTCTTTTGAAGACGCCTTATCGTGTTGCGAAAATGTATGAAGAGATTCTTTCGGGAATGAAAAAAAATCCTGAACAGGAACTTGAGGTTTATTATGCCGAGGAAAAGCACGAGGAAATAGTTCTTGTTAAAAATGTCAGTTTTTATTCAACATGCGAGCATCATCTTCTTCCTTTTTTTGGAAATGTCAGTATTGCGTATATTCCAAAGAAAGATAAACTATTGGGAATATCAAAAATTGCCCGGATTATAGATGTTTTTTCCAAACGGCTACAGTTACAGGAACGTATAACAAAACAACTTGCTGATACTATTATGAAGAAAGTCTCGCCTCACGGTGTCATAGTTGTTATTGAGGCAGAACATCTTTGCATGACAATGCGCGGAGTCAAGAAACCCGGTTCAAAAATAGTGACATCTGCAATAAGAGGGGTTTTCTCAAAAGACGCCAAAGCCAGAGCCGAAGCAATGTCATTAATAAAAGATTAA
- the ftsH gene encoding ATP-dependent zinc metalloprotease FtsH: MNKQAKSLALWMLIIVGFVYLWLMANDKAKEIDIGYSEFKQAVKEKKVTDVVISPDLIFGSLQKDGKTYKFRAVPVPDTKLVEDLENSQIKYKGQKNRGWFVELLLSAIPWLLFLGLWYFLFFRGASMGGKQIFSFGRSKARLQQTDKKNKITFADVAGVEESKEELKEIIQFLKDPARFQKLGGKIPKGVLLVGPAGTGKTLLAKAVAGEAGVPFFSSSGSEFVEMFVGVGASRVRDLFDMGRKNAPCVLFIDEIDAVGRHRGAGYGGGHDEREQTLNQLLVEMDGFDTKEGVILLAATNRPDVLDSALLRSGRFDRHIVVPVPDIKGREEILRVHAKGIKMSETADLSIIAKRTPGFVGADLANLINEAALLAARRNKESVEMPELEEAIDRVMSGPERKSRKISDKEKKIIAFHESGHALVAKLLPNTEPVHKISIIPRGMALGYTIQLPTEDKYLTSKSEIMSKVTVLLGGRAAETIIFNDITTGAENDLKVATSMVQNMICIYGMSEKLGNVSLRKREEEIFMGRDIFAQEKLYSEKTAQQIDEETKKTIDDAFNRATELIKNNIDKLNHLAEKLVEKEILEGDELAKLLNGEVENIPKA, translated from the coding sequence ATGAATAAACAGGCAAAAAGTTTAGCGCTTTGGATGCTTATAATAGTCGGATTTGTTTATCTCTGGCTAATGGCAAATGACAAAGCAAAAGAGATTGATATCGGTTATTCCGAATTTAAACAGGCGGTCAAAGAAAAGAAAGTTACAGATGTCGTGATTTCACCTGATTTAATATTTGGTTCACTTCAGAAAGACGGTAAAACATATAAATTTAGAGCTGTCCCCGTTCCGGATACTAAACTTGTCGAAGACCTTGAAAATTCCCAGATAAAGTATAAGGGACAAAAGAATCGCGGCTGGTTTGTTGAACTTCTTTTATCCGCAATACCATGGCTTTTATTTTTAGGGTTATGGTACTTTTTATTCTTCAGGGGTGCCTCAATGGGCGGCAAGCAGATTTTTTCGTTCGGACGCAGTAAAGCCCGTCTTCAGCAGACCGACAAGAAAAATAAAATAACATTTGCCGACGTCGCAGGTGTTGAAGAGTCAAAAGAAGAACTTAAGGAAATAATACAATTTCTTAAAGACCCTGCAAGGTTCCAAAAATTAGGCGGTAAAATTCCTAAAGGTGTCTTGTTAGTTGGTCCCGCGGGTACCGGAAAAACACTTCTTGCAAAAGCAGTGGCGGGCGAAGCAGGAGTACCGTTTTTTTCATCCAGTGGTTCTGAGTTCGTTGAAATGTTTGTCGGAGTTGGTGCCTCCCGTGTTCGCGATTTATTTGATATGGGCAGAAAAAATGCGCCCTGTGTTTTATTTATAGATGAAATAGATGCTGTCGGCAGGCATAGAGGTGCCGGCTATGGCGGCGGTCATGATGAAAGAGAACAGACACTTAACCAGCTCCTTGTTGAGATGGATGGTTTTGACACCAAAGAAGGTGTTATACTTCTTGCTGCTACTAATAGACCGGATGTTCTTGATTCGGCGCTTTTACGTTCCGGCAGGTTTGACAGACACATAGTAGTTCCTGTTCCTGATATAAAAGGGCGGGAAGAAATTTTACGGGTACATGCAAAAGGCATAAAGATGTCAGAGACGGCAGATTTGTCGATAATAGCGAAGAGAACGCCTGGTTTTGTCGGTGCAGACCTTGCAAATCTTATAAATGAAGCTGCTCTTCTTGCTGCCAGACGCAATAAAGAATCTGTTGAAATGCCTGAACTTGAAGAAGCGATTGACAGGGTTATGTCTGGACCCGAACGTAAATCCAGGAAAATATCGGATAAAGAGAAAAAGATTATTGCATTCCACGAATCCGGACATGCTCTTGTTGCGAAACTTTTGCCTAATACCGAGCCGGTCCATAAAATATCTATAATTCCGAGAGGAATGGCGCTTGGGTATACAATTCAGTTGCCTACCGAAGATAAATATTTAACATCAAAATCTGAAATAATGAGCAAGGTTACTGTTCTGCTCGGAGGGCGTGCTGCTGAAACAATTATTTTTAACGATATTACAACCGGTGCAGAAAATGATTTGAAAGTTGCTACAAGCATGGTGCAGAATATGATTTGTATATATGGTATGTCTGAAAAATTAGGGAATGTTTCTTTAAGAAAAAGAGAAGAAGAAATATTTATGGGAAGGGATATTTTTGCCCAGGAAAAACTTTATTCGGAGAAGACAGCCCAGCAAATAGATGAAGAAACAAAGAAAACAATAGATGATGCGTTTAACAGGGCAACCGAACTTATAAAAAACAACATTGACAAATTAAATCATCTTGCAGAAAAACTTGTAGAAAAAGAAATTTTAGAAGGCGACGAACTCGCAAAGCTGCTGAACGGCGAAGTGGAAAATATACCAAAAGCATAA
- the hpt gene encoding hypoxanthine phosphoribosyltransferase → MLNDIEEIVFSEKQIQKRVKELAKKISNDYKGKKLTLVPILKGATVFLADLIKNITIHLNVSFMTVSSYKNTESKGVIKLTMDLKDLPEGRDFLIVEDIVDTGRTVNFVLKKLKTVNPKSVKICTLLNKPSRRLKDVNINIDYTGFNVPDKFVVGYGMDFNESYRNLPYIAVLKQKIYKQQKETCLPAGREE, encoded by the coding sequence ATGCTTAATGATATCGAGGAAATAGTTTTTTCAGAAAAGCAGATACAGAAAAGAGTAAAAGAACTTGCCAAAAAAATATCAAATGATTACAAGGGTAAAAAACTAACACTCGTGCCAATATTAAAAGGAGCGACTGTTTTCCTTGCCGATTTGATAAAAAATATTACAATTCATTTGAATGTTAGTTTTATGACGGTTTCGTCTTATAAAAATACGGAGTCAAAGGGAGTTATTAAACTTACAATGGATTTAAAAGATTTACCTGAAGGCAGGGACTTTTTAATTGTTGAAGATATAGTTGATACAGGTCGTACAGTAAATTTTGTTTTAAAAAAATTAAAAACCGTAAATCCGAAATCGGTTAAAATCTGTACCCTTCTTAATAAACCCTCAAGACGGCTAAAAGATGTTAACATTAATATCGATTATACCGGTTTTAATGTCCCTGATAAATTTGTTGTCGGGTATGGAATGGATTTTAATGAATCCTATAGAAATTTACCTTATATAGCTGTATTAAAGCAAAAGATTTATAAACAGCAAAAAGAGACTTGCCTGCCGGCAGGCAGAGAGGAGTGA
- the tilS gene encoding tRNA lysidine(34) synthetase TilS, giving the protein MIQKIKRFIDKYELLGKNDRVLVGLSGGPDSVFLIHALLQLKGIYKTNLCACHIDHQYRKNSYKDADFVINFCKKLDIPVVVRKIKLKRFSEEKARDLRYKIFEEIAKKYKCTKIATGHTLDDNAETVIMWMVRGCGLKGLKGIPPRRGKIIRPILCISKKEILSYLKKNGIKYCTDRTNFTSKFVRNKIRLKILPLLEELNPKIKAHIFNLSGILSKKSNVDTSGEKYYNRKVAYSSPEKRVFFDADKISIKKIKIRKWKEGDKMVPFGMTGSKKLQDIFTDSKVPREMRKEIPVVSCNNKILWVAGIKRSNDAKVTDSTENVLKMELKDH; this is encoded by the coding sequence ATGATTCAGAAAATTAAACGATTTATTGATAAATACGAGTTATTAGGAAAAAACGATAGAGTCCTTGTAGGTCTTTCAGGAGGTCCGGACTCTGTTTTTTTAATTCATGCTCTTTTACAGTTAAAAGGCATCTATAAAACAAATCTTTGTGCTTGCCATATTGACCATCAATATCGTAAAAATTCTTATAAAGATGCGGATTTTGTGATAAATTTCTGCAAGAAATTAGATATCCCTGTTGTAGTAAGAAAAATTAAATTAAAAAGATTTTCCGAGGAGAAAGCGAGAGATTTAAGGTATAAAATATTTGAGGAAATCGCAAAAAAATACAAATGCACAAAAATAGCTACAGGGCATACTCTTGATGATAATGCCGAAACAGTTATTATGTGGATGGTACGGGGATGCGGTCTAAAAGGGCTTAAAGGAATTCCTCCAAGAAGGGGGAAAATTATAAGACCGATTTTGTGTATTTCAAAAAAGGAGATATTGAGTTATCTTAAAAAAAACGGAATTAAATATTGCACTGACAGGACAAATTTTACTTCGAAATTTGTCAGGAATAAAATCCGCTTAAAAATACTTCCGCTTCTTGAAGAATTAAATCCCAAAATAAAAGCGCACATTTTTAATCTTTCAGGCATACTAAGTAAGAAAAGCAATGTTGACACTTCGGGTGAAAAATACTATAATAGAAAAGTTGCTTATTCCAGCCCCGAAAAACGGGTTTTTTTTGATGCTGATAAAATAAGCATTAAAAAGATAAAAATAAGAAAGTGGAAAGAAGGCGATAAGATGGTGCCTTTCGGGATGACGGGTTCTAAAAAACTTCAGGATATTTTCACCGATAGTAAGGTTCCCAGGGAAATGAGAAAAGAAATACCTGTTGTTTCTTGTAATAATAAAATATTGTGGGTTGCCGGTATAAAAAGGTCAAACGACGCAAAAGTAACAGATAGTACGGAAAATGTGCTAAAAATGGAATTAAAGGACCATTGA
- a CDS encoding GAF domain-containing protein: MEKVLIEIAQSISSTLHLDKVLESILDESIKLVGVEAGSIILISSETQKLEFKVAKGEKSNILKELSVNFKLDEGIVGVAVHTGRIVVVNNVLDDVRFKKDIDWLTGFTTKSLLAVPITIKGRVLGAIELINKKSGNFTETDTEIISAIAAQSAVAIENARLYEEIYTLKEYMSDIFESMPGGFVAVDNHGRITTVNPRASEILNIPKELVGENFTTGFMRFPEIVELFKTALSKTESHVRREMQLTIGNKHKIIGYSTLVIKSVAGVIKGTGMIFQDITALKK, encoded by the coding sequence ATGGAAAAAGTTCTTATTGAAATTGCACAAAGCATATCTTCAACATTACACCTGGACAAAGTTTTGGAGAGCATATTGGATGAGTCAATAAAGTTAGTAGGAGTTGAAGCGGGTTCTATTATATTGATAAGCAGTGAAACCCAAAAGTTGGAATTCAAAGTAGCAAAAGGTGAAAAATCAAATATACTAAAAGAACTAAGCGTGAATTTTAAACTTGATGAAGGTATTGTCGGTGTGGCTGTTCATACCGGTAGAATTGTAGTTGTTAATAATGTTCTTGATGATGTAAGATTTAAAAAGGACATAGATTGGCTGACAGGTTTTACAACTAAATCGCTGCTTGCTGTTCCTATAACTATTAAAGGAAGAGTGCTTGGTGCAATTGAACTTATAAACAAGAAATCAGGCAATTTTACCGAAACGGACACGGAAATTATTTCTGCTATTGCTGCACAATCTGCAGTTGCAATTGAGAATGCACGTCTTTATGAAGAGATTTATACTTTAAAAGAATATATGAGTGATATTTTTGAATCAATGCCGGGCGGATTTGTGGCAGTTGATAACCATGGCAGAATAACAACAGTTAATCCGCGTGCTTCAGAAATATTAAATATTCCAAAAGAGCTTGTCGGCGAAAATTTCACGACAGGTTTTATGAGATTTCCGGAAATAGTCGAGCTTTTTAAAACAGCGCTATCCAAAACAGAATCACACGTCAGAAGAGAGATGCAATTAACTATCGGGAACAAACATAAAATTATAGGTTATTCAACATTGGTTATAAAAAGCGTTGCCGGTGTTATAAAAGGTACCGGAATGATTTTCCAGGACATTACTGCTTTAAAAAAATAA
- a CDS encoding GAF domain-containing protein, whose amino-acid sequence MLQAEQLKVIYEVVNDIRYIYDKNRLLNVFLEKICQTVKCEAGSIFLTDNQRDELKLVAARGAADTVIHSIPFKIGIGICGKVVQTQESKIVNNTSEDDSFNSTVDTITGFKTTNILCVPMISTGRVIGAVELLNKKGKFTEDDLELVILTTSQISLVVETSRLYSEILKLKNFTDSIMENMPGGFIAIDAFGTITTVNPNAARILEVERAVVTGKFLYEALPHHKEVADILWDTNQKRKTVSRQEIKLLKRDGEPLLFGYSTIVIKDRENNILGSGVTFQDLTKIRK is encoded by the coding sequence ATGTTACAGGCTGAACAGTTAAAAGTAATTTACGAAGTTGTGAATGACATCAGGTATATTTATGACAAAAACCGTCTTTTGAATGTTTTTCTCGAGAAAATCTGCCAGACGGTTAAATGTGAAGCGGGTTCAATATTTTTGACAGACAATCAAAGAGACGAACTTAAGCTTGTTGCTGCAAGAGGTGCTGCCGATACTGTTATACATTCCATTCCATTTAAAATTGGAATAGGAATTTGCGGGAAAGTTGTCCAGACGCAGGAATCAAAAATTGTTAATAATACAAGCGAGGACGATTCTTTCAATTCAACAGTTGATACCATTACAGGGTTCAAAACAACAAATATTCTATGCGTACCTATGATTTCAACAGGCAGGGTAATTGGTGCGGTTGAGCTTTTGAATAAAAAAGGGAAATTTACAGAAGATGATTTGGAATTGGTTATATTAACTACAAGTCAGATTTCGCTTGTGGTTGAAACATCACGGCTTTATAGCGAAATATTAAAATTAAAAAATTTCACCGATTCCATTATGGAAAATATGCCGGGCGGATTTATAGCTATTGATGCATTTGGAACAATTACGACAGTTAATCCTAATGCTGCAAGAATTTTAGAAGTTGAAAGAGCGGTAGTTACGGGAAAATTCCTATATGAAGCGCTTCCGCATCATAAAGAGGTGGCAGATATTTTATGGGATACTAATCAGAAAAGGAAAACGGTGTCACGACAGGAAATAAAACTGCTGAAGCGTGACGGCGAACCGCTGCTTTTCGGGTATTCTACTATAGTAATAAAAGACAGGGAGAATAATATTCTCGGAAGCGGGGTTACCTTCCAGGATTTAACAAAAATAAGGAAATGA
- the hisS gene encoding histidine--tRNA ligase, translating into MKYQSLKGFRDIFGEDAKTFTFIENAAKSVLGKYNYREIRVPTVESAELFLRSIGETTDIVEKEMYVFNDKGDRKIALRPEGTAGVVRAYVENNLSQKCPSQKFFYIGQMFRQERPQAGRLREFYQIGCEYFGNDSVYADMEVILIAKEILEKIGIKNIKIEINLLGCEKCRPAFANSVKDILKKEFNGLCDDCKKRSEKNPLRALDCKIDREKFSNIEPALCENCKIELEKIKTGLKNSNVDFTISNKLVRGLDYYTKTVFEITSDVLGSQNAVCAGGRYDNLTKELGGPSMPAVGFAIGVDRLVEIINKSESLKIEVVNPDIFVIAIGSEESLKCGFDILTKIRNTGLFSDGGYFTKSLKSQMRLADALNSRFVVIIGDDEIKKNIVVLRDMKTKEQKEVSIEKIIGEVKNVTG; encoded by the coding sequence ATGAAATATCAATCACTAAAAGGTTTCAGGGACATTTTTGGCGAAGATGCTAAAACATTTACTTTTATAGAAAATGCTGCAAAAAGCGTTCTGGGAAAATATAATTACCGTGAAATAAGAGTTCCTACTGTTGAATCGGCGGAACTCTTTTTACGTTCGATAGGCGAGACAACGGATATAGTTGAAAAAGAAATGTATGTTTTTAATGACAAAGGTGACAGAAAAATCGCACTTAGGCCGGAAGGAACGGCAGGCGTTGTCCGTGCTTATGTAGAAAACAACCTTTCTCAAAAGTGTCCGTCCCAAAAGTTTTTTTATATAGGCCAGATGTTTCGCCAGGAAAGACCGCAGGCAGGCAGGTTGAGGGAGTTTTATCAAATAGGTTGTGAGTATTTCGGGAACGACTCTGTTTATGCCGACATGGAAGTAATTTTAATAGCAAAAGAAATTTTGGAAAAAATAGGGATTAAAAATATTAAAATAGAAATTAATTTGCTTGGATGTGAAAAGTGCCGTCCGGCGTTTGCAAATTCAGTAAAAGATATTTTAAAGAAAGAATTCAACGGGTTATGCGATGATTGTAAGAAACGTTCAGAGAAAAACCCGCTTCGTGCGCTTGATTGTAAAATTGACCGGGAAAAATTTTCCAATATTGAACCGGCGTTGTGTGAAAATTGCAAAATAGAATTAGAAAAAATAAAAACCGGTTTAAAAAATTCAAATGTTGATTTTACGATATCTAATAAACTTGTCAGAGGTTTAGACTATTATACAAAAACCGTATTTGAAATAACTTCTGACGTTTTAGGAAGCCAGAACGCCGTATGTGCCGGAGGCAGATACGATAATCTTACAAAAGAACTCGGAGGTCCTTCTATGCCTGCGGTAGGTTTCGCAATTGGTGTTGACCGTTTAGTCGAAATTATTAACAAATCAGAAAGCCTCAAAATCGAAGTCGTTAATCCGGATATTTTTGTTATAGCAATTGGCAGCGAAGAATCGCTTAAGTGTGGTTTTGATATTTTGACTAAAATAAGGAATACCGGTTTGTTCTCAGATGGAGGCTATTTTACAAAATCTTTAAAATCACAAATGCGGCTCGCAGACGCTTTGAATTCACGATTTGTTGTAATTATTGGTGATGATGAGATTAAAAAAAATATAGTTGTCCTGCGTGATATGAAAACAAAAGAACAGAAAGAGGTTTCGATAGAAAAGATAATTGGAGAGGTAAAAAATGTTACAGGCTGA